In one Candidatus Caccoplasma merdavium genomic region, the following are encoded:
- the prfA gene encoding peptide chain release factor 1 → MSDNKLLEKLDGLSLRFQEVSTLITDPEVINDRKRFAKLTKEYSDLEKIDNARKRYAGLLRNIDEAREILDSESDPEMREMAREELDESQAQIPALEEEIKLLLVPADPQDDRNAILEIRGGTGGDEAALFAGDLFRMYAKYCEMKGWKLEISSASEGAAGGFKEVICSVSGQKVYGTLKYESGVHRVQRVPATETQGRVHTSAASVAVLPEAEEFDVVINEGEIKWDTFRSGGAGGQNVNKVESGVRLRYNWKNPNTGEVEEILIECTETRDQPKNKERALSRLRTFIYDKEHQKYIDDIASKRKTMVSTGDRSAKIRTYNYPQGRITDHRINYTIYNLSAFMDGDIQDCIDHLIVAENAERLKESEL, encoded by the coding sequence ATGAGCGACAACAAATTATTAGAGAAGTTAGACGGTTTGTCATTGCGTTTTCAGGAAGTAAGCACACTTATCACCGACCCCGAAGTCATCAACGACCGCAAACGCTTTGCCAAACTCACCAAAGAATACAGCGACCTCGAAAAAATAGACAACGCCCGCAAACGCTATGCCGGCCTGCTGAGAAACATCGATGAAGCCCGCGAAATACTCGACAGCGAAAGCGACCCCGAAATGCGGGAAATGGCCCGTGAAGAACTCGACGAGAGCCAAGCCCAGATACCGGCACTCGAAGAGGAGATAAAACTCCTGCTCGTGCCCGCCGACCCGCAGGACGACCGCAACGCCATACTCGAAATACGCGGCGGGACAGGCGGCGACGAAGCCGCCCTCTTTGCCGGCGACCTCTTCCGCATGTATGCCAAATATTGCGAAATGAAAGGGTGGAAACTCGAAATATCGAGCGCCAGCGAAGGCGCCGCAGGCGGCTTCAAAGAGGTCATCTGCTCAGTATCGGGACAAAAGGTGTATGGCACCCTCAAATACGAATCGGGCGTGCACCGCGTGCAGCGTGTCCCCGCCACCGAGACCCAAGGACGGGTACACACATCGGCCGCATCGGTAGCCGTACTGCCCGAAGCCGAAGAGTTCGACGTCGTCATCAACGAAGGCGAAATCAAGTGGGACACCTTCCGCAGCGGCGGCGCCGGCGGACAGAATGTCAACAAGGTGGAGTCGGGCGTGCGGCTGCGCTACAACTGGAAAAATCCCAACACGGGCGAAGTCGAAGAGATTCTCATCGAGTGTACCGAGACCCGCGACCAGCCCAAGAACAAGGAACGGGCCCTCTCCCGCCTCCGCACCTTCATCTACGACAAGGAACACCAGAAATACATCGACGACATCGCCAGCAAACGCAAGACGATGGTATCGACCGGCGACCGCTCGGCCAAGATACGCACCTACAACTATCCGCAAGGGCGCATCACCGACCACCGCATCAACTACACCATCTATAACCTCTCCGCCTTCATGGACGGTGACATACAGGACTGCATCGACCACCTCATCGTGGCCGAAAATGCCGAACGCCTGAAAGAAAGCGAACTCTAA
- the murA gene encoding UDP-N-acetylglucosamine 1-carboxyvinyltransferase, whose protein sequence is MASFVIEGGRRMHGELIPQGAKNEALQILCATLLTPEAVEVYNLPDILDVNNLIQLLRDLGVETTKIGEGAYRFKAENIDLNYLQTPQFLKQSASLRGSVMIVGPLVARFGKAVIAKPGGDKIGRRRLDTHFLGIQKLGAEFSYNPQKQIYEISAKELIGTYMLLDEASVTGTANILMAAVLAKGKTTIYNAACEPYLQQLSKMLNAMGAHISGIGSNLLEIEGVESLGGCKHTILPDMIEIGSFIGMAAMTGSDIRLKNVSVKDLGIIPDSFRRLGIRVEQEGDDLYIPQQDSYEIETFIDGSIMTFADAPWPGLTPDLLSVFLVVATQAKGSVLIHQKMFESRLFFVDKLIDMGAQIILCDPHRAAVIGQAKAYPLRAASMVSPDIRAGIALLIAAMSAEGTSTIHNIDQIDRGYQRIDLRLNAIGASITRQS, encoded by the coding sequence ATGGCATCATTCGTTATAGAAGGCGGCCGCCGCATGCACGGCGAGCTGATACCGCAAGGCGCTAAAAACGAAGCCTTGCAGATATTGTGTGCTACGTTGCTCACCCCCGAGGCCGTAGAAGTGTATAACCTGCCCGACATTCTCGATGTCAACAACCTCATACAACTTCTCCGGGACTTGGGCGTGGAGACCACCAAGATAGGGGAGGGAGCCTATCGTTTCAAGGCCGAGAATATCGACTTGAATTATCTGCAAACGCCCCAGTTCCTCAAACAGAGCGCTTCGCTGCGCGGTTCGGTGATGATTGTGGGCCCGTTGGTAGCCCGTTTCGGGAAAGCCGTAATTGCCAAACCCGGTGGAGACAAAATCGGTCGCCGGCGTCTCGATACCCACTTCCTGGGAATTCAGAAATTGGGCGCCGAGTTTTCTTACAATCCCCAAAAACAGATTTATGAAATATCGGCCAAGGAACTCATCGGTACCTATATGTTGCTCGATGAGGCATCGGTCACCGGCACGGCCAATATCTTGATGGCGGCAGTGCTGGCCAAAGGGAAGACCACAATATACAATGCGGCTTGCGAGCCTTACCTGCAACAGCTCTCGAAGATGCTCAATGCCATGGGAGCCCACATATCGGGTATCGGTTCGAATCTGCTCGAAATCGAAGGCGTCGAGTCGCTCGGCGGTTGCAAACACACCATCTTGCCCGACATGATAGAGATAGGTTCCTTCATCGGCATGGCAGCCATGACCGGCTCCGACATACGTCTCAAAAATGTATCGGTCAAGGATTTGGGTATCATACCCGACAGTTTCCGCCGACTTGGCATTCGTGTCGAGCAAGAAGGCGATGACCTTTACATACCGCAACAAGACAGTTACGAAATAGAAACCTTCATCGACGGCTCCATCATGACCTTTGCCGATGCCCCCTGGCCGGGTCTTACGCCCGACCTCCTCAGTGTGTTCCTCGTGGTGGCCACGCAGGCCAAGGGCAGCGTGCTGATACACCAGAAGATGTTCGAGAGCCGCCTTTTCTTTGTCGACAAACTCATCGACATGGGGGCACAAATCATTCTCTGCGATCCGCACCGTGCGGCCGTCATCGGCCAGGCCAAAGCCTATCCTTTGCGGGCTGCTTCCATGGTGTCGCCCGACATTCGTGCGGGCATTGCCCTGCTCATCGCCGCCATGTCGGCCGAGGGTACCAGCACGATACACAATATCGACCAAATCGACCGAGGATACCAGCGCATCGACCTGCGGCTCAACGCCATAGGCGCTTCCATCACCCGTCAGTCCTGA
- the pyrF gene encoding orotidine-5'-phosphate decarboxylase yields MNKQQLFENIRRKKSFLCVGLDTDIKKIPQHLLTEEDPIFAFNKAIIDATADFCVAYKPNLAFYESLGLEGWKAFEKTVRYLKENHPDQFIIADAKRGDIGNTSEMYARSFFEHLDIDAVTVAPYMGEDSVKPFLNYEGHWVIVLGLTSNKGSQDFQFTTDAQGERLFEKVLRVTQTWATDDQLMFVVGATQGKLFTDVRRIAPDHFLLVPGVGAQGGSLQEVAQYGMNDRCGLLVNSSRGIIYADKSEAFAEAARREAEKISREMETLLAQKGLLD; encoded by the coding sequence ATGAACAAGCAACAACTTTTTGAGAATATCCGCCGCAAGAAATCTTTCCTCTGCGTAGGTCTCGATACCGACATCAAGAAGATACCGCAACATCTCTTGACGGAAGAAGATCCCATCTTCGCCTTCAACAAGGCCATCATCGACGCCACGGCCGACTTTTGCGTGGCCTACAAGCCCAACCTCGCCTTCTACGAAAGCCTCGGCCTCGAAGGGTGGAAAGCCTTTGAGAAAACCGTCCGTTACCTCAAAGAGAATCACCCCGACCAGTTTATCATCGCCGACGCCAAACGCGGAGACATAGGCAATACCTCGGAAATGTATGCCCGCAGCTTCTTCGAGCACCTCGACATCGACGCCGTAACGGTGGCTCCCTACATGGGCGAAGACAGCGTGAAACCCTTTCTCAACTACGAGGGACACTGGGTCATCGTGCTGGGACTGACCTCGAACAAGGGGTCGCAAGACTTCCAGTTCACCACCGACGCACAAGGCGAACGCCTCTTTGAGAAGGTGCTGCGCGTCACGCAAACCTGGGCTACCGACGACCAGCTGATGTTTGTCGTGGGCGCCACGCAGGGCAAGCTCTTCACCGACGTGCGCCGCATCGCCCCCGACCACTTCCTGCTGGTTCCCGGCGTGGGAGCCCAAGGCGGCAGCCTGCAAGAGGTGGCCCAATATGGCATGAACGACCGGTGCGGTCTGCTGGTGAACTCCTCACGCGGCATCATCTACGCCGACAAGAGCGAGGCTTTTGCCGAGGCGGCACGCCGCGAAGCCGAAAAAATCAGCCGGGAAATGGAAACATTACTGGCTCAAAAAGGGTTATTGGATTAA
- the rimM gene encoding 16S rRNA processing protein RimM yields the protein MIQRDELIKIGTFNKPHGVQGELAFTFTDDIFDRCESPYVVCEIDGIFVPFFIEEYRFRSDTTALMKLEDVDSEEEARPFTNLDVYYPKAYITNDEDGGLSAPGDFFLHFSVYDTEKGFLGHIVDVDMSTANVLFVVEREKGGELLIPAIDDWVVSADEQEKKLVMNIPEGLLDL from the coding sequence ATGATTCAACGCGACGAACTTATCAAAATAGGCACCTTCAACAAGCCTCACGGGGTGCAAGGCGAGTTGGCCTTCACGTTTACCGACGACATTTTCGACCGTTGCGAATCGCCCTATGTCGTGTGCGAAATCGACGGGATATTCGTGCCTTTCTTTATCGAAGAGTATCGGTTCAGGAGCGATACAACGGCCCTCATGAAACTCGAAGATGTCGATAGCGAAGAAGAGGCACGCCCCTTTACCAATCTCGATGTTTACTATCCAAAGGCTTATATCACGAACGATGAAGATGGCGGATTGTCGGCACCGGGAGATTTCTTCCTTCACTTCTCGGTTTATGATACCGAGAAAGGCTTTTTGGGACATATTGTCGATGTCGATATGTCGACGGCCAATGTGCTCTTTGTCGTGGAGCGGGAGAAAGGCGGAGAATTGTTGATTCCCGCTATCGATGATTGGGTCGTTTCGGCTGATGAGCAGGAGAAGAAGTTGGTCATGAACATTCCCGAAGGACTGCTCGACCTCTGA
- a CDS encoding leucine-rich repeat domain-containing protein, giving the protein MIRNIFSLVFVLVYVSKALDVCAYDFESDDIYYTIKNTRQVEVAIPPHESAYSGEVVIPASVVYEGKSYAVTAIARHAFQGCSRLASLTVPASVVEIGDSAFFACSALKYLVLEDGDKPLRVGCNSYQGIAAGEAIFNDCPLETLYLGRELQYEGGFFYGYSPFYKKRHLSLVIIGEGVRRLENRAFYGCEDLTSITLGGRVASIGNYAFYACKSLKELVIKEGEVPLEIGTNGTGKNFLSDAPVEVLYLGRDLQYPESVGQIYNPFFQKETLRTVTIGEAVREIPSSAFQGCRSIVSFTVGSRVERIGNYAFSGCKSLRELFIKDGDSTLLLGVNLHTTSRKGEGLFFDCPLETLYLGRTLDYSTSYFDGYAPFYDQQRLQSVVVGEHVVSLGDRLFFGCHSLAHVTVGGSVEFIANYVFKECAALTEVVFRDGVLPLYVGYNKFASDGIGEPLFSDSPLHTVYLGRTLSYNVSRFYGFSPFYQQAALSSVTLGDCVTLLPQNLFYDCTSLTELSIPGGVSAVGHSAFSGCTALRKLVFKDGTEPLALGYNHFSQVGGKNLFHDTAVETLYLGRDVQFLSGIEYGGAPFSSLKTLRRVEVGATVTTIPDDLFARCSQLETVTIGGRVATIGNRAFQGCHSLSRLIFNDGDTPLSLGCDLYEPAGVGHALFYDNPIRELYLGRELRYPETIYSGYAPFYRKETLSQVTLGKGVTTVGPRLFYGCAQLRQLVVEGTLTHIGAYAFYGCGAKP; this is encoded by the coding sequence ATGATAAGAAACATATTCTCTCTTGTTTTCGTTCTTGTTTATGTATCGAAGGCGTTGGACGTTTGTGCCTATGATTTCGAGAGCGATGACATTTATTATACGATAAAGAATACAAGGCAGGTTGAGGTTGCAATTCCTCCACACGAGTCTGCATATAGTGGAGAGGTGGTCATTCCGGCTTCGGTTGTGTACGAAGGAAAAAGCTATGCGGTGACAGCCATTGCCAGACATGCTTTCCAAGGGTGTTCACGACTTGCCTCACTTACGGTTCCGGCCTCTGTGGTTGAAATCGGCGATTCGGCCTTTTTTGCTTGTTCCGCCCTCAAATATTTGGTGTTGGAAGATGGCGACAAACCGCTTCGTGTGGGCTGCAACAGTTATCAAGGTATTGCGGCCGGAGAGGCCATCTTCAACGATTGTCCGCTCGAAACCCTCTATCTCGGGAGAGAATTGCAGTATGAAGGTGGATTTTTTTACGGCTATTCGCCCTTTTACAAGAAAAGACATCTCTCGTTGGTGATAATCGGCGAGGGCGTGCGCCGGTTGGAAAACCGGGCTTTCTACGGTTGTGAGGATTTGACTTCGATAACCCTGGGCGGTCGGGTGGCTTCGATAGGCAATTACGCTTTTTACGCCTGCAAGTCGCTCAAAGAACTGGTGATAAAAGAGGGGGAGGTCCCACTTGAAATCGGCACCAACGGGACGGGTAAAAATTTCCTGAGTGACGCCCCGGTGGAAGTCCTTTATTTGGGACGGGACTTGCAATATCCCGAGAGTGTGGGGCAGATATACAATCCCTTTTTTCAGAAAGAGACGCTGCGCACCGTCACGATAGGCGAGGCGGTGAGAGAGATTCCCTCTTCGGCTTTCCAGGGGTGTCGTTCCATTGTTTCGTTCACGGTGGGGAGCCGAGTCGAGCGCATTGGCAATTATGCCTTTTCGGGTTGTAAATCTCTGCGTGAACTTTTTATCAAGGATGGCGATTCGACCCTGTTGCTGGGCGTGAATCTCCATACCACATCGAGAAAGGGCGAAGGGCTCTTCTTCGATTGTCCGCTCGAAACCCTCTATCTCGGGCGCACGCTCGACTATTCGACCAGTTATTTCGACGGCTATGCCCCCTTTTACGACCAACAACGCTTGCAGTCGGTTGTCGTGGGCGAGCATGTCGTGTCGTTGGGCGACCGTCTTTTTTTCGGGTGTCATTCGTTGGCGCATGTGACGGTGGGCGGCTCTGTGGAGTTCATTGCCAATTATGTATTCAAGGAGTGTGCCGCTCTTACCGAAGTCGTGTTCCGAGACGGGGTGTTGCCCCTCTATGTGGGGTATAACAAATTCGCTTCCGATGGGATAGGGGAGCCGCTCTTCTCCGACAGCCCGTTGCACACGGTTTATTTGGGGCGGACCTTGTCTTATAACGTGAGCCGTTTCTATGGTTTCTCGCCTTTCTATCAGCAGGCGGCTCTTTCGTCGGTGACGTTGGGCGATTGTGTTACGCTCCTCCCGCAAAATCTTTTTTACGATTGTACGTCACTCACCGAACTTTCCATTCCCGGCGGCGTGTCGGCTGTCGGCCATTCGGCATTCTCGGGTTGCACGGCGTTACGGAAACTGGTGTTCAAAGATGGTACCGAACCGTTGGCGTTGGGATATAACCACTTTTCACAAGTCGGCGGGAAAAATCTTTTCCATGACACGGCGGTCGAGACTCTCTATTTGGGACGAGACGTGCAGTTTCTCTCCGGTATCGAGTATGGCGGGGCTCCTTTTTCATCGTTGAAGACATTGCGCCGTGTCGAGGTGGGGGCGACTGTCACCACCATACCCGATGACCTCTTTGCCCGTTGCAGCCAGCTCGAAACTGTCACGATAGGAGGGCGTGTCGCGACAATCGGAAATCGTGCCTTCCAGGGGTGCCATAGCCTTTCGCGTCTGATTTTCAACGATGGAGACACGCCATTGTCGTTGGGTTGCGACCTGTATGAGCCGGCCGGTGTGGGTCATGCCCTTTTTTATGACAATCCCATTCGGGAGCTTTACCTCGGTCGCGAGTTGCGCTATCCCGAAACCATCTATTCGGGGTATGCCCCCTTTTACCGCAAGGAGACTTTATCCCAGGTGACCTTGGGTAAAGGCGTGACAACGGTAGGCCCCCGCCTTTTCTACGGGTGTGCGCAGTTGCGGCAACTCGTCGTCGAAGGTACCCTGACGCACATCGGGGCGTATGCTTTTTACGGTTGTGGAGCAAAACCCTAA
- a CDS encoding carboxypeptidase-like regulatory domain-containing protein → MIRFIPAFLCCIFLLTFPLSAQEASIEIEGHLQDEKRYDLIGATIRCYEADSLLIANTTTDSQGNFTLELPAKRQTHLLRINYIGYKEMTLVLNPTDEKLIRLGDITLSTNAILMQEVTVVGSQTVSTEEKTMVYPTREQMRHAYDGYSALAALMIPGVRTQTFQSAPTYMDQDIFFCINGMEASEEEINTLNPRDIKRVDFYPNGLPDYPEADVVLDYILKERDYAGAVAFNGKQQLNRPYGSGRGTAQYFQDKSEFALSVSDQYTHARNHNEDYTITTYTFPERVVVNTTEALPSDENANDLSSYFNYLYKDKQQTFYSSLRMNRTMEERDTWSRETFSNDTKNYTRQEKTHTLDLLPAVRMRYNRVLKNEQQVRLEWYGNRGTNHYKRWYAYRTDDETSSTYNNATDEKSWHTSFKANYSKTFKNRSSLSVEGYQDFTRTDSRNTREGSASNVFLSRGYTRLYATYNYKIKNKLSLQVRLAEQLSFSRTEKSTTVEHQFIPFFQLTYTRKAHNLRIKSTFRSTQPDVSDMTTPEYKENEYMVRRGNPDLKNVWSFKNQISYTWTHGRLSIMPHLQVHGYSHIIYDKVDFIGERQIFIKQKENGKISATQQYGLNIQYDIIPQRFSVGLAGVYGHLNVSLWKNFTLDVVAAGGYSTFMYKGFSASVNCVCLSRNFDPTTAVYTSRDFQINMQVAYAINSWNFILYAYNPFFKNAYDMVYEQSEYEYTSHISRPRVETGNIFGLTINYRFTFGNKKHKFHEEE, encoded by the coding sequence ATGATACGATTCATACCGGCGTTTCTCTGCTGCATTTTTTTACTCACCTTTCCCCTCTCGGCCCAAGAGGCGAGCATCGAAATCGAAGGGCACCTGCAAGACGAAAAGCGCTACGACCTCATCGGGGCAACCATACGCTGCTACGAGGCCGACAGCCTACTCATCGCAAACACGACAACCGACAGCCAAGGCAATTTTACACTGGAACTGCCGGCAAAGAGACAGACACATCTCCTGCGCATCAATTACATCGGCTACAAAGAGATGACCCTCGTACTGAACCCGACCGACGAAAAGCTCATACGGCTCGGCGACATCACACTGAGCACAAACGCCATACTCATGCAAGAAGTTACCGTCGTGGGCAGCCAGACGGTAAGCACCGAGGAGAAGACCATGGTCTACCCCACCCGCGAACAAATGCGCCACGCCTACGACGGATACAGCGCCTTGGCCGCCCTCATGATACCGGGAGTGCGAACACAGACATTCCAGTCGGCCCCCACCTATATGGACCAAGACATCTTTTTCTGCATCAACGGCATGGAGGCGTCGGAAGAAGAAATCAACACGCTGAACCCGCGCGACATCAAACGGGTGGACTTCTACCCCAACGGTCTACCCGATTACCCCGAAGCCGATGTCGTACTCGACTATATATTGAAAGAGCGCGACTATGCCGGAGCTGTGGCCTTCAACGGGAAACAACAACTGAACCGTCCTTACGGCAGCGGTCGCGGAACGGCTCAATACTTCCAAGACAAATCGGAGTTTGCCCTCTCTGTTTCGGACCAATATACCCATGCGCGTAATCACAACGAAGACTACACGATAACCACCTACACATTTCCCGAGCGTGTCGTTGTAAATACGACCGAGGCTCTCCCGTCGGACGAGAACGCCAACGACCTCAGCAGCTATTTCAACTACCTCTACAAAGACAAGCAGCAGACCTTCTACTCCTCGCTCCGCATGAACCGGACGATGGAAGAGCGCGACACATGGAGTCGCGAAACGTTCAGCAACGACACAAAAAATTATACCCGACAGGAAAAGACCCACACACTCGACCTCCTGCCCGCCGTGAGAATGCGGTATAACCGTGTACTGAAAAACGAGCAGCAGGTGCGGTTGGAGTGGTATGGCAACCGGGGCACCAACCATTACAAACGCTGGTATGCCTACCGCACCGACGACGAGACATCATCGACCTACAACAATGCCACCGACGAGAAAAGCTGGCACACCAGTTTCAAGGCCAATTACAGTAAAACGTTCAAAAACCGCTCTTCGCTCAGTGTGGAAGGTTATCAGGACTTCACCCGCACCGACAGTCGCAACACTCGGGAAGGTAGCGCATCGAACGTCTTTCTGAGCCGGGGCTACACGCGGCTGTATGCCACCTATAACTACAAAATAAAAAACAAGTTGAGTTTGCAAGTCCGCCTGGCCGAACAGCTATCCTTCTCGCGCACAGAGAAGAGCACAACCGTCGAGCACCAGTTCATACCGTTTTTCCAACTCACCTATACCCGGAAAGCACACAACCTGAGGATAAAATCCACCTTCCGCAGCACACAACCCGATGTATCCGACATGACCACCCCCGAATACAAGGAAAATGAATACATGGTAAGAAGAGGAAATCCCGATTTAAAAAACGTCTGGTCATTCAAAAACCAGATCAGCTACACTTGGACACACGGGCGGTTATCGATAATGCCACACCTGCAAGTCCACGGATATTCCCATATCATTTATGACAAAGTCGATTTTATCGGAGAGCGACAAATTTTTATCAAACAAAAAGAGAACGGAAAAATTTCCGCGACACAACAATATGGACTGAATATACAATACGACATCATACCCCAACGATTTTCCGTAGGATTGGCTGGCGTGTACGGTCATTTAAACGTCTCATTATGGAAAAACTTCACACTCGACGTCGTGGCTGCGGGCGGATATTCGACATTTATGTATAAAGGATTCTCGGCCAGCGTGAATTGCGTCTGTCTGAGCAGGAATTTCGATCCCACAACGGCGGTCTACACATCGCGGGATTTTCAAATCAATATGCAAGTTGCATACGCTATCAATAGCTGGAACTTCATACTGTATGCCTACAATCCGTTTTTCAAAAATGCGTACGACATGGTATATGAACAATCGGAATACGAATACACATCGCACATAAGCCGTCCACGGGTCGAGACGGGAAACATATTCGGCCTCACCATCAATTACCGTTTCACGTTCGGAAACAAGAAGCACAAATTCCACGAAGAAGAATAA
- a CDS encoding phosphoglycerate kinase, translating into MQTLDNFNFAGKKAFVRVDFNVPLDENLNITDDTRMRAALPTLKKILADGGSIIIGSHLGRPKKGPEDKFSLKHIVNHLSELLGQPVKFVNDCQGDAVKAAVAELKPGEVLVLENLRFYAEEEGKPRGLAEDASDEEKAAAKKAVKESQKVFTKNLADLADVYVNDAFGTAHRAHASTALIADYFSPENKMFGYLMQKEVEAVEKVMKNPVHPVTAIIGGSKVSSKITIIENLLSKVDNLIICGGMAYTFAKAMGGKIGTSLCEDDMLETAISIMNKAKELGVNLVLPTDCIIADSFSNDAQTKACKNSEIPDDWMGLDLGPESAKKLAEVIKSSKTILWNGPAGVFEFPNFEAGSRAIAQAIVDATAAGAFSLIGGGDSVACINKFGMADKVSYVSTGGGALLECIEGRELPGIKAIRG; encoded by the coding sequence ATGCAAACACTTGACAACTTCAATTTCGCCGGTAAAAAGGCGTTTGTTCGTGTCGATTTCAACGTACCTCTCGATGAGAACTTGAATATCACCGACGATACCCGTATGCGCGCAGCTCTGCCTACGCTGAAAAAAATCCTGGCCGATGGCGGCAGCATCATTATCGGCTCGCACCTGGGACGCCCAAAAAAAGGTCCGGAAGACAAATTCTCCCTCAAACACATCGTCAACCACCTTTCCGAACTGCTGGGACAACCCGTCAAATTTGTCAATGATTGCCAAGGCGACGCCGTAAAAGCCGCTGTTGCCGAACTGAAACCGGGTGAAGTGCTCGTTCTCGAAAACCTCCGCTTCTATGCCGAAGAAGAGGGTAAACCCAGAGGACTCGCCGAAGATGCCAGCGACGAAGAAAAAGCCGCTGCCAAGAAAGCCGTCAAAGAGAGCCAGAAGGTATTCACCAAAAACCTCGCCGACCTCGCCGACGTTTATGTGAACGACGCCTTCGGTACCGCCCACCGCGCTCACGCTTCGACAGCCCTCATCGCCGACTACTTCTCACCCGAGAACAAAATGTTCGGTTACCTGATGCAGAAAGAGGTTGAAGCCGTAGAGAAAGTGATGAAAAATCCCGTACACCCCGTAACCGCCATCATCGGTGGCTCGAAAGTCTCGTCGAAAATCACCATCATCGAGAACCTGCTGAGCAAAGTCGACAACCTCATCATCTGCGGTGGCATGGCCTACACCTTCGCCAAAGCCATGGGCGGAAAAATCGGTACTTCACTCTGCGAAGACGACATGCTCGAAACGGCTATCAGCATCATGAACAAAGCCAAAGAGTTGGGCGTAAATCTCGTATTGCCCACCGACTGCATCATCGCCGACAGCTTCTCGAACGATGCCCAAACCAAGGCTTGCAAAAACAGCGAAATACCCGATGACTGGATGGGCCTCGACCTCGGTCCCGAATCGGCCAAGAAACTTGCCGAAGTCATCAAATCGTCGAAGACCATTCTGTGGAACGGTCCTGCCGGCGTATTCGAGTTCCCCAACTTCGAAGCCGGTTCGCGTGCCATTGCACAAGCCATCGTCGATGCCACCGCGGCAGGAGCCTTCTCGCTCATCGGTGGTGGTGACTCGGTTGCCTGCATCAACAAATTCGGCATGGCCGACAAGGTAAGCTATGTATCGACCGGCGGCGGCGCCCTGCTCGAATGCATCGAGGGTCGCGAACTTCCCGGTATCAAAGCCATTCGCGGATAA